A single window of Methylacidimicrobium sp. AP8 DNA harbors:
- the thpR gene encoding RNA 2',3'-cyclic phosphodiesterase codes for MRLFFALWPSPREQVRFREAAQGFERTVSCRWTAQENLHLTLLFLPSVDEERIDSLISLVTPCALPRICLHLDRLLLQPAGREGLLWLAPSERSAALEHLVESLRKGLPAAGVPRREGPPFFPHITLARRVILPTSRRSGGRQPVLLHRLACPIDWSVREMALVRSETLPEGSRYRRLASWTLPAPA; via the coding sequence ATGCGGCTTTTTTTCGCACTCTGGCCGTCCCCACGAGAGCAGGTGCGCTTCCGGGAGGCCGCGCAAGGTTTCGAACGGACCGTCTCCTGCCGGTGGACCGCCCAGGAGAACCTCCATCTGACTCTTCTCTTCCTCCCTTCGGTGGATGAGGAGCGGATCGACTCTCTTATTTCTCTGGTTACCCCTTGCGCGCTCCCCAGGATTTGTCTCCATCTCGACCGGCTGCTCTTGCAGCCTGCCGGTCGGGAAGGCCTCCTCTGGCTAGCTCCGAGCGAGCGTTCGGCGGCTCTGGAACATCTGGTCGAATCCCTCCGGAAAGGGCTTCCCGCCGCCGGAGTCCCACGCCGGGAAGGACCGCCGTTCTTTCCGCACATCACCTTGGCGCGCCGCGTGATTCTGCCGACTTCGCGGAGAAGCGGCGGGCGGCAGCCGGTTCTGTTGCACCGGCTCGCATGCCCGATCGACTGGTCGGTCCGGGAGATGGCGCTTGTCCGCTCGGAGACCCTGCCGGAAGGCAGCCGTTACCGCCGGCTCGCATCCTGGACTCTGCCTGCGCCGGCCTAG
- the purQ gene encoding phosphoribosylformylglycinamidine synthase subunit PurQ, which translates to MRWGVVVFPGSNCDRDCLFVLRSVLGHEAVTIWHDQRVLPAVDAVVLPGGFSYGDYLRAGALAAFSPIMAAVGRAARSGLPVLGICNGFQILCEAGLLPGALLTNADGLFHCHPVRLRVETSCCLFTRSYTTGEVIRMPIAHGQGRYYADSATLDRLERSGSILFRYCDACGETTPESNPNGSFANIAGICNEEGNVVGLMPHPERACDPLLASTDGIRLFLSPGSPRPRKELRAAHAASALG; encoded by the coding sequence ATGAGATGGGGCGTGGTCGTCTTCCCCGGATCGAATTGCGATCGTGACTGCCTATTCGTGCTCCGGAGCGTCCTCGGCCACGAGGCGGTAACAATCTGGCATGACCAGCGCGTGCTGCCCGCCGTGGACGCCGTCGTGCTTCCCGGCGGCTTCTCGTATGGTGACTATCTCCGGGCCGGAGCGCTCGCCGCCTTCTCCCCGATCATGGCGGCGGTCGGGCGGGCGGCGCGCAGCGGCCTGCCGGTCCTCGGCATCTGCAACGGCTTTCAGATCCTCTGCGAAGCGGGGCTCCTTCCCGGTGCTTTGTTGACCAACGCCGACGGTCTCTTCCATTGCCATCCGGTCCGGTTGCGCGTCGAAACCAGCTGCTGCCTCTTCACCCGGAGCTACACGACCGGGGAGGTCATCCGGATGCCGATCGCGCACGGCCAAGGCCGGTACTATGCCGACTCGGCGACGCTCGATCGGCTGGAACGGTCCGGCTCGATCCTTTTCCGCTATTGCGATGCCTGCGGGGAAACCACGCCGGAATCCAATCCCAACGGATCCTTCGCGAATATCGCCGGAATTTGCAACGAAGAAGGAAATGTGGTCGGGCTCATGCCGCATCCGGAGCGCGCCTGCGACCCCCTGCTCGCTTCGACCGACGGGATCCGGCTCTTTCTCTCTCCCGGCTCTCCGCGGCCCCGGAAGGAGCTTCGGGCCGCCCATGCCGCCAGCGCCCTTGGATAA
- a CDS encoding glycosyltransferase family 39 protein: MPSSRPLFLPLTRLDWAMAAGFLLIAIFRLLYALTLDLLPDEAHYWLWAQHPALSYATKGPVVAWMIGLGTLLFGDSVLGVRIPSVLLSVGTGWLFYRLGQRLFSSRCGVVAAALAALLPIFAVGSVLMTIDSPSVFFWLLAAAWFWEGLENPSPWPWVASGLAVAAGFAAKFVNWFEPLSFALFLLHSRKMRSWLFSTRFLLLLGSASIGLLPFLAWNRAHGGITIAHLLHRGGLHEPFTLQPAEFAKFWIEQALSLSPLAFLALLWAAVAGLRDRSSARPSLFLASLFFPVFLFYAILSLHQAAKANWTVTGVSAALIAAAAYWDDRARRSSWARIFVGAGLILALVETAFLHGLGSGLLGPKDPLLRARGWAQIAEEAERQASLTHPDFWIGNDYAVASEIAFYTHRKEVFVPSFRKQGTQFALWPGYHASPRRRALYISSETEGTVPAELLREFPDARYLGGTWRQWKGRRIEYFRFWLLGGSSENRTDAGHNSSVSPGGGTITSRPGLSSRSRS, from the coding sequence TTGCCTTCTTCTCGACCCCTGTTCCTTCCCCTGACCCGCCTCGACTGGGCGATGGCCGCCGGCTTCCTGCTCATCGCCATTTTCCGGCTCCTCTATGCCCTTACCCTGGATCTGCTACCCGACGAGGCCCACTACTGGCTTTGGGCCCAGCATCCCGCGCTTTCCTACGCCACCAAGGGCCCGGTGGTCGCTTGGATGATCGGCCTGGGCACCCTGCTCTTCGGAGACTCCGTCCTCGGAGTCCGCATTCCCAGCGTCTTGCTTTCGGTCGGAACCGGCTGGCTCTTTTACCGACTGGGGCAGCGGCTCTTCTCCTCCCGGTGCGGGGTTGTCGCGGCCGCCCTCGCTGCCCTCCTTCCGATTTTTGCGGTGGGGTCGGTGCTGATGACCATCGATTCGCCGTCGGTTTTCTTCTGGCTTTTGGCCGCTGCATGGTTTTGGGAAGGCCTCGAGAATCCATCTCCATGGCCATGGGTGGCTTCGGGGCTGGCGGTCGCCGCCGGATTTGCGGCCAAATTCGTCAACTGGTTCGAACCGCTCTCCTTCGCGCTCTTTCTCCTCCATAGCCGCAAAATGCGATCCTGGCTCTTTTCGACCCGTTTCTTGCTCCTTCTCGGCTCCGCCTCCATCGGGCTCCTCCCCTTCCTAGCATGGAACAGGGCGCACGGCGGGATCACGATCGCCCATCTCCTCCACCGAGGCGGGTTGCACGAACCCTTCACCCTCCAACCGGCGGAATTCGCCAAATTCTGGATCGAGCAGGCGCTCTCGCTTTCGCCCCTCGCATTCCTCGCCCTCCTTTGGGCGGCCGTTGCCGGGCTTCGCGACCGGTCCTCCGCCCGGCCCTCCCTCTTTCTGGCTTCGCTCTTTTTTCCTGTCTTCCTCTTCTACGCAATCTTGAGCCTCCATCAGGCCGCTAAGGCCAACTGGACCGTCACGGGCGTTTCTGCGGCGCTGATCGCGGCGGCGGCCTATTGGGACGACCGCGCTCGCCGCTCCTCTTGGGCTCGGATCTTCGTGGGAGCCGGTCTCATCCTGGCCCTGGTCGAGACCGCTTTTCTCCATGGATTGGGCTCCGGCCTCCTGGGACCCAAGGACCCGCTCCTCCGCGCCCGCGGCTGGGCGCAGATCGCCGAGGAGGCCGAACGGCAGGCATCGCTCACCCATCCCGATTTCTGGATCGGAAACGATTATGCCGTGGCGAGCGAAATCGCCTTTTACACCCACCGGAAGGAGGTCTTCGTGCCGAGCTTCCGAAAGCAGGGGACGCAGTTCGCGCTCTGGCCGGGCTATCACGCTTCTCCGAGGAGGCGCGCCCTCTACATCTCGAGCGAGACCGAGGGGACCGTGCCCGCGGAGCTGCTCCGCGAGTTTCCGGACGCCCGCTACCTCGGCGGAACTTGGCGGCAATGGAAGGGC
- a CDS encoding NADH-quinone oxidoreductase subunit A codes for MNLEYVPILFQTVIAVVVAVSMLGGAILLGQRGRRTPAKDIPYECGKDPMGPTNPRFTVKFYMVAMLFILFDIETVFFFAWAVVYRQELAYGPRILFAMLFFLAVLGVGLVYELRKKALDWTRHG; via the coding sequence ATGAATCTTGAGTATGTCCCAATCTTGTTCCAGACGGTGATCGCAGTCGTGGTCGCCGTCTCCATGCTGGGAGGAGCGATCCTGCTCGGCCAGCGGGGACGCCGGACCCCGGCCAAGGACATTCCCTACGAATGCGGGAAGGATCCGATGGGCCCGACGAATCCCCGTTTCACCGTCAAGTTTTACATGGTGGCGATGCTCTTTATCCTCTTCGACATCGAGACCGTCTTCTTTTTCGCCTGGGCAGTCGTCTATCGCCAGGAGCTCGCGTACGGGCCCCGGATTCTTTTCGCCATGCTTTTCTTCCTGGCCGTGCTCGGGGTAGGCCTCGTCTACGAGCTGCGGAAAAAGGCGCTCGACTGGACTAGGCACGGGTAG
- the purS gene encoding phosphoribosylformylglycinamidine synthase subunit PurS codes for MIRARISILPKRTVFDPQGETVRHALGHFGLAPVERVRVGKEIELEFPADTDPSAIRSRLEAVARDFLSNPVVEEFELHFEGLP; via the coding sequence ATGATTCGAGCCCGGATATCCATTTTGCCAAAGCGCACCGTCTTCGATCCCCAAGGGGAGACCGTTCGCCATGCGTTAGGCCACTTCGGGCTGGCTCCCGTGGAGCGCGTCCGCGTGGGGAAGGAAATCGAGTTGGAGTTCCCTGCTGATACGGATCCGTCGGCCATACGGTCCCGACTCGAAGCGGTCGCGCGGGATTTCCTATCCAACCCCGTCGTCGAAGAGTTCGAGCTCCATTTCGAAGGGCTGCCATGA
- the purB gene encoding adenylosuccinate lyase has protein sequence MLARYSREPMRALWREERRLELWLEIELLAVEAMARLGHVPAAEAARIRERVSFSLAEVQKREEQTQHEILAFLEEIAAHAGPAGRWLHHGLTSSDILDTALALQLRAACDLLHQDLLALRITIGEQARRYAFVPMIGRTHGVHAEPITYGLKLALMYDEFGRAAERLLAAREQISVGKLSGAVGTYAHVDPAVEEEVCRKLGLTPAPASNQIIQRDRHAALVTTLALIGASVERWAIEFRHLQRTEVLEVEEPFAKGQKGSSAMPHKRNPILSERLCGLARLLRGYALAAMENVPLWHERDISHSSAERVIFPDATTILDYMLVVLDRLVADQSVYPERMAENLSRSKGLFASEAILLALVRKGLSRKDAYELVQEAAMRCWRGKESFAACLRATPKIAQLLTSQEIEQACDWKSYCRHIADTFKRVGLEAPEP, from the coding sequence ATGCTGGCACGTTATAGCCGAGAGCCGATGCGGGCCCTGTGGCGCGAGGAGCGCCGCCTCGAGCTCTGGTTGGAAATCGAGCTTCTGGCCGTCGAGGCGATGGCGCGCCTGGGGCACGTCCCCGCCGCGGAGGCGGCACGGATTCGTGAACGGGTCAGCTTTTCCTTGGCCGAAGTCCAGAAACGGGAAGAGCAGACCCAACACGAGATCCTCGCCTTCCTGGAAGAGATCGCCGCGCACGCCGGACCGGCGGGCCGCTGGCTGCACCATGGCCTCACGTCCTCGGACATTCTCGACACCGCCCTCGCTCTTCAGCTTCGCGCGGCCTGCGATCTCCTTCACCAGGACCTGCTCGCCCTCCGGATCACGATCGGGGAGCAGGCACGCCGCTATGCTTTCGTGCCCATGATCGGCCGGACGCACGGCGTCCATGCCGAGCCGATCACCTACGGCCTCAAGCTGGCCTTGATGTACGATGAGTTCGGCCGCGCCGCCGAACGGCTGCTGGCGGCGCGGGAGCAGATCTCGGTCGGAAAGCTCTCCGGCGCGGTCGGCACCTATGCGCACGTCGACCCCGCCGTGGAAGAGGAGGTCTGCCGGAAGCTCGGCCTGACTCCCGCGCCCGCATCTAACCAGATCATCCAGAGGGACCGGCACGCCGCCCTGGTCACAACCCTCGCCTTGATCGGCGCCAGCGTCGAGCGATGGGCCATCGAGTTCCGCCATTTGCAGCGGACGGAGGTCCTCGAGGTCGAGGAGCCGTTCGCGAAGGGGCAAAAAGGAAGCAGCGCGATGCCCCACAAGCGGAATCCGATCCTTTCCGAACGGCTTTGCGGCCTTGCGCGCCTCTTGCGCGGCTACGCTCTGGCCGCCATGGAGAACGTGCCGCTCTGGCATGAGCGCGACATCTCCCACTCTTCGGCCGAGCGGGTGATCTTCCCCGACGCCACCACCATCCTCGATTATATGCTTGTCGTGCTGGACCGTCTGGTCGCGGATCAATCGGTCTATCCCGAGCGGATGGCCGAAAACCTGTCACGATCCAAAGGGCTCTTCGCGTCGGAAGCGATTCTGCTCGCCTTGGTCCGGAAGGGGTTGTCGCGCAAAGACGCCTACGAGCTTGTCCAGGAAGCCGCGATGCGCTGCTGGCGCGGAAAGGAGTCGTTCGCCGCCTGCCTGCGGGCCACGCCCAAGATCGCGCAGCTTCTCACTTCGCAGGAGATCGAGCAGGCCTGCGACTGGAAGAGCTATTGCCGCCATATTGCCGATACCTTCAAAAGAGTTGGCTTGGAGGCCCCGGAGCCATAG
- a CDS encoding multidrug efflux SMR transporter, with protein MKEVLMQAPGWWLLAGAILLEVTGTICLKISQGFTRALPAALVLVFSGAAFVLMAHAMKSLEMGVAYAVWAGAGTALTAVIGVFLLGESFHWQKLFGIACIILGVTALQAVRS; from the coding sequence GTGAAGGAAGTTCTTATGCAGGCACCCGGCTGGTGGCTTTTGGCAGGCGCCATTCTCCTCGAGGTGACGGGGACCATCTGCCTGAAGATCTCGCAGGGATTCACCCGCGCCCTTCCCGCCGCTTTGGTGCTTGTCTTCTCCGGCGCTGCCTTTGTCTTGATGGCGCACGCCATGAAGAGCCTCGAAATGGGGGTCGCCTACGCGGTGTGGGCGGGAGCGGGGACCGCGCTGACCGCGGTAATCGGCGTTTTCTTGCTGGGAGAGAGCTTCCATTGGCAGAAGCTCTTCGGCATTGCCTGCATCATCCTCGGCGTCACCGCTCTCCAGGCCGTCCGTAGTTGA
- a CDS encoding methyltransferase domain-containing protein yields MPPAPLDNLDQPAYWDDRYRRGDTPWDRGTHSPALEDALRRLPPPGRVLVPGCGVGHDVRFLAVCGWQAVGIDFSPAAIAEARRRGGPEGAVYEEGDFFALPQRLAGSFDLVWEHTCFCAIPPERREDYVRAAYGALRPGGKLLGVFFLRTGPDDPPPYSFTLKELDSYFGCRFLLEAEWLPSHCYPGREGEEILRLFARKD; encoded by the coding sequence ATGCCGCCAGCGCCCTTGGATAACCTCGATCAGCCCGCTTATTGGGACGACCGGTACCGCCGCGGGGATACGCCCTGGGATCGCGGAACGCACTCGCCCGCCCTGGAAGACGCCTTGCGGCGCTTGCCCCCGCCCGGCCGTGTTCTTGTTCCCGGTTGCGGGGTCGGCCATGATGTCCGCTTTCTGGCGGTCTGCGGCTGGCAGGCGGTCGGCATTGATTTCTCGCCGGCCGCCATCGCCGAGGCCCGGAGACGGGGAGGTCCGGAAGGCGCCGTGTATGAAGAAGGCGACTTCTTTGCCCTGCCGCAGCGGCTCGCCGGAAGCTTCGACCTGGTATGGGAACACACCTGCTTCTGTGCGATCCCCCCGGAGCGCAGGGAAGATTACGTCCGAGCGGCTTACGGAGCCTTGCGGCCCGGCGGCAAGCTCCTGGGCGTCTTCTTCCTCCGGACGGGCCCGGATGATCCGCCCCCTTATTCTTTCACGCTCAAGGAGCTCGACTCCTATTTCGGATGCCGCTTTCTTCTCGAGGCCGAGTGGCTTCCCAGCCACTGCTATCCGGGAAGAGAGGGCGAAGAGATCCTCCGCCTCTTCGCTCGGAAAGATTGA
- the pyrE gene encoding orotate phosphoribosyltransferase, whose product MDLLEQLRATGALLEGHFVLRSGLHSRQFLQCALLLQHARLASEVCGSLADRVRDLPFPTVISTALGGIPVGQELARQLDRRHIYTEKEGDRLFLKRFTVARGEGLLIAEDVVTTGGAIREVMAAARSAGGRIVGIACLVDRSPKPIDFGVPLISLLRLPIEVFPPDRLPEDLRDIPAVRP is encoded by the coding sequence ATGGACCTGCTCGAGCAGCTGCGCGCCACCGGCGCGCTCCTGGAAGGCCACTTCGTCCTCCGCTCCGGCTTGCACAGCCGGCAATTCCTCCAGTGTGCGCTCCTCCTGCAGCACGCCCGGCTGGCTTCGGAAGTCTGCGGATCGCTTGCCGACCGCGTCCGGGACCTCCCTTTTCCCACCGTGATCTCCACGGCGCTGGGGGGTATCCCCGTCGGGCAGGAGCTAGCCCGTCAGCTTGACCGCCGCCACATCTATACGGAAAAGGAAGGGGATCGGCTCTTCCTGAAACGATTTACGGTCGCCCGAGGCGAAGGGCTCCTCATCGCCGAAGATGTGGTGACCACAGGAGGAGCGATCCGGGAGGTCATGGCCGCCGCCCGGAGCGCGGGCGGGCGGATCGTCGGAATCGCCTGCCTGGTCGACCGGAGCCCGAAACCGATCGATTTCGGCGTCCCCTTGATTTCGCTCCTCCGGCTGCCGATCGAGGTCTTCCCGCCGGATCGGCTGCCCGAGGATCTCCGAGACATTCCCGCAGTTCGCCCATAG
- a CDS encoding RidA family protein — MPPKKAVVPRRLPAAIGPYSPGITIGELCFVSGQLPLPPDGGPLPETIERQTEQAIRNLEAVLAEEGLGLADVVKVSVFLTDLDDFAAMNGIYAQRFPAPRPARTVVEVSRLPQGSRIEIEAIAHR, encoded by the coding sequence ATGCCGCCTAAGAAAGCCGTCGTCCCCCGCCGGCTCCCCGCTGCGATCGGCCCCTATTCGCCGGGAATCACCATCGGAGAGCTCTGCTTCGTCTCCGGCCAACTTCCGCTGCCTCCGGACGGCGGGCCGCTGCCCGAAACGATCGAACGGCAGACCGAGCAGGCGATCCGCAACTTGGAGGCCGTGCTCGCGGAGGAGGGATTGGGCCTGGCGGATGTCGTCAAGGTCTCGGTCTTCTTGACCGATCTCGACGACTTCGCCGCCATGAACGGGATCTATGCGCAACGCTTTCCGGCCCCACGGCCCGCCCGCACGGTCGTCGAGGTCAGCCGCCTTCCGCAGGGCAGCCGGATCGAAATCGAAGCGATCGCGCACCGCTAA